In the candidate division Zixibacteria bacterium HGW-Zixibacteria-1 genome, one interval contains:
- a CDS encoding nitroreductase — translation MKLYDDKGKHVENNRNPEYVIDQLFINRWSPRAYDPTPVDDRVLMSLFEAARWSMSCFNEQPWLFMYATDKNDLELYLSLLTEGNQKWAVKAPVLGFIFARRRFSHNDKPNAWAAFDSGAAWMAMTMQARMLGLYTHGMGGFHRDKVYDALGVSESDYEVMCAFAAGRYGDREALPEDIKAREKISDRKPLKDMVIKGKR, via the coding sequence ATGAAATTATATGATGATAAGGGTAAGCATGTCGAAAACAACCGCAATCCGGAATATGTCATAGATCAATTATTCATCAATCGCTGGTCGCCGCGGGCGTATGATCCGACTCCTGTCGATGACCGTGTCTTGATGAGCCTGTTCGAAGCGGCACGCTGGTCGATGTCCTGTTTCAATGAGCAACCATGGCTGTTTATGTATGCGACCGATAAAAATGACCTTGAATTATATCTGAGTCTGCTTACCGAGGGCAATCAAAAATGGGCGGTCAAGGCACCGGTTCTGGGATTCATTTTCGCCCGCCGCCGGTTTTCCCACAACGATAAACCGAATGCCTGGGCGGCCTTTGACAGCGGTGCCGCCTGGATGGCTATGACCATGCAGGCGCGGATGCTTGGCCTGTACACGCACGGTATGGGGGGATTTCACCGTGATAAAGTGTATGATGCACTGGGTGTGTCCGAATCCGATTATGAGGTAATGTGTGCCTTTGCCGCCGGCCGTTACGGCGATCGGGAAGCTTTGCCGGAAGATATCAAAGCCCGCGAAAAGATTAGTGACCGCAAGCCGTTAAAAGATATGGTCATCAAGGGAAAACGATAG